The Flavobacterium jumunjinense genome includes a region encoding these proteins:
- a CDS encoding serine hydrolase domain-containing protein: MKQIIFLGYIILSINTTFGQPQNDFKTEFDDLFSKRFKQNEPGGSILVKKGNETIFLSNYGIEDITTGKKITENTLFNTGSISKTFVANGILILNERGLLSLNDSIHKYFNDFDDTNLSKKVTIKHLLSHTSGLTDNRNVDDNETYYLTAKDEENFEPLKHTDSLEFKPGTKFKYSNPAYNGLALIIEKLTNQPWQNFITENIFKPTNMTPSTITNGSYPESNVAHAYIKDKNEQFIENDYGEVPTFAAAGNGGVWSSVLELAKYEKAIQENVFLSEQTIRQSRTTFQPEKWSESSKPFIGYSWFLGEESLFKESIFKTDLIYHTGSQGGFNSFYIYFPKKDILFIGLFNRPVNGFRKLLTDAVILFEKNNWFD; the protein is encoded by the coding sequence ATGAAACAAATTATTTTTCTCGGATATATCATATTATCCATCAATACTACCTTCGGTCAACCTCAGAATGATTTTAAAACTGAATTTGACGATTTATTTTCTAAAAGGTTTAAGCAAAATGAACCAGGTGGCTCAATTTTAGTCAAAAAAGGTAATGAAACAATATTCCTAAGTAACTATGGTATTGAAGATATTACAACAGGAAAAAAAATAACAGAGAACACATTATTCAACACAGGATCAATATCAAAAACTTTTGTTGCAAACGGAATATTAATTTTAAATGAACGTGGTTTACTTTCTTTGAATGATAGCATTCATAAATACTTCAATGATTTTGACGATACAAATTTGTCAAAAAAAGTAACTATTAAACATTTACTTTCGCATACTTCTGGTCTTACTGACAATAGGAATGTAGATGATAATGAAACGTATTATTTAACTGCAAAAGATGAAGAAAATTTTGAACCACTAAAGCATACCGATAGCTTAGAGTTTAAACCTGGCACAAAGTTCAAATACTCAAACCCCGCTTACAATGGATTAGCTTTAATTATTGAAAAATTAACAAATCAACCGTGGCAAAATTTCATTACAGAAAACATTTTCAAACCTACCAACATGACGCCAAGTACAATTACAAATGGCTCATATCCTGAATCTAATGTTGCACACGCTTATATAAAAGATAAAAATGAACAATTTATAGAAAATGATTATGGCGAAGTTCCCACATTTGCTGCAGCTGGCAATGGAGGTGTTTGGAGTTCAGTATTAGAACTAGCTAAATATGAAAAAGCAATCCAAGAGAATGTTTTTTTGAGCGAACAAACAATTCGACAATCCAGAACCACATTTCAACCAGAAAAATGGTCAGAATCGTCAAAACCATTCATAGGATACAGTTGGTTCTTAGGAGAAGAATCCCTTTTTAAGGAATCTATTTTCAAAACCGATTTGATATATCACACTGGTTCACAAGGAGGTTTTAATTCTTTCTATATTTATTTTCCTAAAAAAGACATTCTTTTTATTGGGCTTTTTAACAGACCGGTAAATGGTTTTCGTAAATTATTAACCGATGCTGTCATCTTATTCGAAAAGAACAACTGGTTTGATTAA
- a CDS encoding GNAT family N-acetyltransferase, translated as MIIIIETDRIKLRPIDSKDNEQIFNYRSDSETNKYQGFVPKELNEVDEFIAKNPTEFNQPESWFQLVIIEKKSNEVIGDLGIHFIGDDGFQCELGCTLSKKYQGKGFATDAMRSTIDYLFNSLNKHRVTGSIDPRNIASIQLLERLNFRKEAHFKESLFIDGEWVDDIVYGLLKSEWNH; from the coding sequence ATGATAATAATAATAGAAACAGACAGGATTAAATTAAGACCTATTGATTCGAAAGATAACGAACAAATATTCAATTACAGGTCTGACTCAGAGACAAATAAATATCAAGGATTTGTACCAAAAGAATTAAATGAAGTTGATGAGTTTATTGCAAAAAATCCAACTGAATTTAATCAACCTGAATCTTGGTTTCAATTAGTAATCATTGAAAAAAAATCGAATGAAGTAATAGGAGACTTAGGAATACATTTTATTGGTGATGACGGATTTCAATGTGAACTTGGTTGTACACTTAGTAAAAAATATCAAGGAAAAGGATTTGCCACTGATGCAATGAGAAGTACAATTGACTATTTATTTAATTCTCTAAATAAACATAGGGTAACAGGTTCAATTGATCCAAGAAATATTGCTTCTATTCAACTTTTAGAAAGATTGAACTTTAGAAAAGAAGCCCATTTTAAAGAAAGCCTTTTTATAGATGGAGAATGGGTAGATGATATTGTATATGGTCTATTAAAAAGTGAATGGAATCACTAA
- a CDS encoding sterol desaturase family protein, with amino-acid sequence MSILYFALTTLVTFFCMEGITWLTHKFVMHGFLWYLHEDHHQPRYQGVFEKNDAFFVIFAIPSISLFYFGVTPELNFLFFIGLGILCYGIAYFLIHDVLIHQRFKWFKNTKNKYLVGLRKAHKIHHKHLGKEYGECFGMLYVPKKYFSM; translated from the coding sequence ATGTCTATTTTATATTTTGCACTAACAACACTTGTAACTTTCTTTTGTATGGAAGGAATTACTTGGCTTACACATAAATTTGTAATGCATGGTTTTTTATGGTACCTGCATGAAGATCATCATCAACCGAGGTATCAAGGGGTTTTTGAAAAAAATGATGCCTTTTTTGTCATTTTCGCAATACCGAGCATTTCATTATTCTATTTTGGAGTAACACCAGAATTAAACTTTTTGTTTTTTATAGGTCTAGGTATATTATGCTACGGAATAGCCTATTTTTTAATTCATGATGTTCTAATTCATCAACGCTTTAAATGGTTCAAGAATACAAAAAATAAATATTTAGTTGGTTTAAGAAAAGCACATAAAATTCACCACAAACATTTAGGAAAAGAATATGGAGAATGCTTTGGTATGTTATACGTGCCAAAGAAGTATTTTTCAATGTAA
- a CDS encoding phytoene/squalene synthase family protein, producing MKTLFDEASKECSKIITKKYSTSFSLAIKMLSPEIQDEIYAIYGFVRCADEIVDSFEGYEQEILLDEFEAEYQKALDRKISLNPVLNAFQRVVHEYGLHDLVAPFMKSMRMDLTKKEYVSTEEYEAYIFGSADVVGLMCLKVFVKGDNTKYNELKSSAMKLGSAFQKVNFLRDLKHDYESLGRVYFPGMDFTSLTNENKKQIVAEINADFEEAFKGVLMLPPEAKFGVYTAYRYYKSLMKKINKTQPDEFLSKRIRVSNPLKMLILGKSYLRYQLNIIV from the coding sequence ATGAAAACATTGTTTGATGAAGCCTCTAAAGAGTGCAGTAAAATAATAACAAAGAAGTATAGTACTTCCTTTTCGTTGGCAATAAAGATGCTGTCACCAGAAATTCAGGATGAAATCTATGCTATTTATGGCTTTGTACGTTGTGCCGATGAAATAGTCGATTCTTTTGAAGGCTATGAACAAGAAATTTTGTTGGATGAATTTGAAGCAGAGTATCAAAAAGCACTAGATAGAAAAATAAGTCTTAATCCTGTTTTGAATGCATTCCAAAGAGTTGTTCATGAATATGGACTTCATGATTTGGTAGCTCCATTTATGAAAAGTATGCGAATGGATTTAACAAAAAAAGAGTACGTATCTACAGAAGAGTACGAAGCGTATATTTTTGGTTCTGCCGATGTTGTTGGATTAATGTGTTTGAAAGTTTTTGTAAAAGGAGACAACACAAAATATAATGAATTGAAGTCTAGTGCAATGAAATTAGGTTCCGCTTTTCAGAAAGTAAACTTTTTAAGAGACTTAAAACATGATTATGAAAGTTTAGGACGCGTTTATTTCCCAGGTATGGATTTTACATCTTTAACAAACGAGAATAAAAAACAAATTGTAGCCGAAATTAATGCCGATTTTGAAGAAGCATTTAAAGGTGTTTTAATGTTGCCTCCAGAAGCAAAATTCGGAGTCTACACGGCCTATCGTTATTATAAAAGTTTAATGAAAAAGATTAATAAAACGCAACCAGATGAGTTTTTAAGTAAGCGTATTCGTGTTTCGAATCCTTTAAAGATGTTAATTCTAGGAAAATCTTATCTTCGTTATCAATTAAATATCATCGTATAA
- a CDS encoding phytoene desaturase family protein, with protein sequence MKKNIVIIGSGFASLSAACYLAKAGNNVTVLEKNDTIGGRARRLSKDGFHFDIGPTWYWMPGVFEKFFGDFGKKVSDYYNLEKLSPAYDVYFENREKVTISDNLDEIAATFEGIEKGSEKKLRTFIKEAQDNYAIAVDKMVYKPGDSPLELVSTETITRVGQFFSTISQQVRKRFKNDKLIKILEFPVLFLGAKPSNTPSFYSFMNFADFGLGTWHPKKGMYSVIEAMETLATELGVEIITKANVSKIIVENKKAVSVVFNDKVRKADIVLSGADYHHSEQLLEEKYRVYSEKYWDKKIFAPSSLLFYVGFDKKVENVSHHTLFFDTPFEPHAKEIYDTKVWPKNPLYYASFPSKTDSFFAPEGKEAATFLIPIAPGLEDTEEIRKKYFDIIIDRLEKTTNQSLKENVMFVESYCVNDFIKDYNSYKGNAYGLANILTQTAFLRPKIKSKKVQNLFFTGQLTVPGPGVPPSLISGKIVSEKIIKEFSK encoded by the coding sequence ATGAAAAAAAATATAGTAATAATAGGTTCTGGTTTTGCATCTCTTTCTGCTGCTTGTTATTTGGCTAAAGCGGGTAATAATGTTACTGTCTTAGAAAAAAATGATACCATAGGGGGTAGAGCCAGAAGATTGTCTAAAGATGGATTCCATTTCGATATTGGACCAACATGGTATTGGATGCCAGGTGTTTTCGAGAAGTTTTTTGGAGATTTTGGTAAAAAAGTATCCGATTATTATAATTTAGAAAAGCTATCACCTGCATATGATGTCTATTTTGAAAATAGAGAGAAAGTTACAATTTCAGATAATTTAGATGAAATTGCTGCAACTTTTGAAGGAATAGAAAAGGGAAGTGAAAAAAAATTACGTACTTTTATAAAAGAAGCACAAGATAACTATGCTATTGCAGTTGATAAAATGGTCTATAAACCAGGCGATTCACCTTTAGAATTAGTAAGTACAGAAACAATAACAAGAGTAGGGCAATTTTTTTCTACAATTAGTCAACAAGTTAGAAAACGATTTAAAAACGATAAACTAATTAAGATTTTAGAATTTCCTGTCTTGTTTTTAGGTGCAAAACCGTCAAATACACCTTCGTTCTATAGTTTTATGAATTTTGCCGATTTCGGATTAGGAACTTGGCATCCTAAAAAAGGAATGTATAGTGTAATTGAAGCAATGGAAACATTGGCAACAGAATTAGGGGTTGAGATTATTACAAAAGCGAATGTATCAAAAATAATAGTTGAAAATAAAAAGGCTGTTAGTGTTGTTTTTAATGATAAAGTTAGGAAAGCTGATATTGTTTTAAGTGGTGCTGATTATCATCATTCAGAACAATTATTAGAGGAAAAATACAGAGTGTATTCTGAAAAATATTGGGATAAAAAGATTTTTGCTCCTTCATCATTATTGTTTTATGTTGGTTTTGATAAGAAAGTAGAAAATGTATCGCATCACACATTGTTTTTCGATACACCTTTTGAGCCACATGCAAAAGAGATTTATGATACAAAAGTATGGCCTAAGAACCCATTGTATTATGCAAGTTTTCCTTCTAAAACCGATTCTTTTTTTGCGCCAGAAGGTAAAGAAGCAGCTACTTTTTTAATACCTATTGCACCAGGATTAGAAGATACAGAAGAAATTAGAAAAAAATATTTTGATATTATTATTGACAGATTAGAAAAGACAACCAACCAATCGTTAAAAGAGAATGTAATGTTTGTTGAGTCGTATTGTGTAAACGATTTTATAAAGGACTATAATTCGTATAAAGGAAATGCCTATGGTTTAGCTAATATTTTAACCCAAACAGCCTTTTTACGACCAAAAATAAAGAGTAAAAAAGTTCAAAATTTATTTTTCACAGGACAATTAACGGTTCCTGGACCAGGTGTTCCTCCGTCATTAATTTCGGGGAAAATCGTAAGTGAAAAAATTATAAAAGAATTCTCAAAATAA
- a CDS encoding MerR family transcriptional regulator, with amino-acid sequence MNKIKSNFSVKDLENLSGIKAHTIRIWEKRYSIFSPDRNEHNVRSYDSDDLLKLLNIAFLNNFGYKISKISSLSDDEVNKLVNDIYSEKNSASLAITSLKFAMFNFDTQLFHENYNRLAETKTFDAIFYEVFIPLLDEIGVLWQTSTLKPIHEHFISSLIKQKLYTAIEELQRNSEPDKDQIIALYLPSNEIHQLGLLYVNYLFLAKGYKTLFLGESVPMKDLEELKNCFDKVHFVSYFTVQPNYDEVEKYLIEFSQTILKGTNNKLSVLGRQVEHIHTKIDGISIHNGIQNLMLDF; translated from the coding sequence ATGAACAAAATTAAAAGTAATTTTAGTGTTAAGGACCTAGAAAACCTTTCAGGTATAAAAGCACATACTATTAGAATATGGGAAAAAAGATACTCAATTTTTTCTCCAGATAGAAATGAGCATAATGTTCGTTCGTATGATTCTGATGATTTATTAAAACTATTAAATATTGCTTTCTTAAATAATTTTGGATATAAAATTTCGAAAATTTCCTCACTTTCTGATGATGAAGTTAATAAGCTAGTCAACGATATCTATTCAGAAAAGAACAGTGCTTCTTTAGCAATCACTTCTTTGAAATTTGCGATGTTCAATTTCGATACGCAATTATTTCATGAAAACTACAACAGATTAGCCGAAACAAAAACCTTTGATGCCATTTTCTATGAAGTATTTATACCACTTCTTGATGAAATTGGAGTATTGTGGCAAACGTCTACATTGAAACCAATTCACGAACATTTTATTAGTTCTTTAATCAAACAGAAATTATATACAGCAATAGAAGAATTACAACGAAATAGTGAGCCAGATAAAGATCAAATAATAGCTCTTTATTTGCCTTCAAATGAAATTCATCAGTTAGGTTTGCTATATGTCAATTATCTATTCTTAGCAAAAGGATATAAAACACTATTCCTTGGAGAAAGTGTTCCAATGAAAGACTTGGAAGAACTTAAAAACTGTTTTGATAAAGTCCATTTTGTGTCCTATTTTACAGTTCAACCTAACTATGATGAAGTTGAAAAGTATTTAATAGAATTCAGTCAAACAATATTGAAAGGCACAAACAATAAACTTTCTGTTTTAGGAAGACAAGTTGAACATATACACACTAAAATAGATGGGATTTCAATACATAACGGAATTCAAAATCTTATGCTCGATTTTTAA
- a CDS encoding glycoside hydrolase family 25 protein: protein MAIRKAATSYNKKKIKPKSKPSIFRKIILWFFSMFIIAIVGSGAYHFRDGLLYYLGFKTNKNSNELSQKDRKIADVRIYEVLSTHENSVFGFDVSEYQGRIKWDEIGKVEDTFELSFVFIRATAGGNRVDKKFKRNWREAKNNNFICGAYHYYRPNENSIAQADNFIKTVTLNKGDFPPVLDIEKLPKTQSIDSLKVGLRRWLNKVEKHYKVKPIIYSGESYYTDFLKDEFSDYPFWIANYNLWKKKPEKGWLMWQFTEKGKVEGINGMVDLNVFNGNFVKFISNVNP, encoded by the coding sequence ATGGCTATAAGAAAAGCAGCCACTTCATATAATAAAAAGAAAATTAAACCAAAGAGTAAACCTAGTATTTTTAGGAAAATTATTCTTTGGTTTTTTTCTATGTTTATAATTGCTATAGTTGGTTCAGGAGCATATCATTTTAGAGACGGATTGCTATATTATTTAGGGTTTAAAACGAATAAAAATAGTAATGAACTATCTCAGAAAGACAGAAAAATTGCTGATGTAAGAATATATGAAGTTTTAAGTACACATGAAAATAGTGTTTTTGGCTTTGATGTTTCAGAATATCAAGGAAGAATTAAATGGGATGAAATTGGAAAAGTAGAAGATACTTTCGAACTTTCTTTTGTTTTTATTAGAGCAACTGCAGGAGGAAATAGAGTAGATAAAAAATTCAAAAGAAACTGGAGAGAAGCAAAAAACAATAATTTTATTTGTGGAGCTTATCATTATTATCGTCCAAATGAAAACTCAATTGCACAAGCTGATAATTTTATTAAAACGGTTACGCTAAATAAAGGAGATTTTCCGCCCGTTTTAGATATTGAAAAATTACCCAAAACACAATCAATAGATAGCTTAAAAGTAGGATTAAGGAGATGGTTGAATAAAGTTGAAAAGCATTATAAGGTAAAACCAATTATTTATTCTGGGGAAAGTTATTACACCGATTTCTTAAAAGACGAATTTTCAGATTATCCTTTTTGGATTGCGAATTATAATTTATGGAAAAAAAAGCCAGAGAAAGGCTGGCTAATGTGGCAATTTACTGAAAAGGGTAAGGTAGAAGGAATCAACGGAATGGTCGATTTAAATGTGTTTAATGGTAATTTTGTTAAGTTTATTTCTAATGTAAACCCTTAG
- a CDS encoding CDP-alcohol phosphatidyltransferase family protein → MKRFIPNTFTMMNLLSGLLALISIFNGFYDHAFLFVCLGIFFDFWDGFLARKLNVSSELGVQLDSLADMVTSGVVPGLMMFKLLENIQLNDSNYMVTEETAYMGFVPYLGFIVTLASCYRLAKFNIDTRQTESFIGLPTPANTLLLMSIPMIQYVDSYEWLLEALNNPYILVVIILVSAYLLNAEIPLFSLKFKKLDWENAKTQIIFLVYSSILLFVLAFTAIPVIIFSYIIFSLILNTTSKK, encoded by the coding sequence ATTAAGAGATTTATTCCAAATACATTTACAATGATGAACTTGTTGAGTGGTTTATTAGCATTAATAAGCATCTTTAACGGTTTTTATGATCATGCATTTTTATTTGTGTGTTTAGGTATATTTTTTGATTTTTGGGATGGTTTTTTAGCGAGAAAATTAAATGTATCAAGTGAATTAGGTGTGCAATTAGATTCTTTAGCAGATATGGTTACCAGTGGTGTTGTTCCTGGATTGATGATGTTTAAACTGCTTGAAAATATTCAGTTGAATGATAGTAATTATATGGTGACTGAAGAAACGGCTTATATGGGATTTGTGCCATATTTAGGTTTTATAGTAACTTTAGCATCATGCTACAGATTGGCTAAGTTTAACATAGATACACGTCAAACAGAATCGTTCATTGGTTTGCCAACACCTGCAAATACTTTATTATTAATGAGTATTCCTATGATTCAATATGTAGATTCCTATGAATGGCTATTAGAGGCTTTAAATAATCCCTATATTCTTGTAGTTATTATTCTCGTTAGTGCCTATCTTTTAAATGCCGAGATTCCTCTTTTCTCTTTAAAATTTAAAAAATTAGATTGGGAAAACGCTAAGACACAAATAATTTTTCTAGTATATTCATCAATTTTATTATTCGTGTTAGCTTTTACAGCTATTCCTGTAATAATATTTAGTTATATAATTTTTTCTTTAATTCTTAATACAACTTCTAAAAAATAA
- a CDS encoding putative type IX sorting system protein PorV2 encodes MKKTLYILLLLQTLLSNSQTVRKYSNEFLSIGVDAAALGMSNAVTAQTNDVNSGYWNPAGLIQLEDKQFSLMHANYFANIAQYDYAAFATPIDDRSAIGFSLIRFGVDDILNTTQLIDSQGNIDYNRISLFSTADYALNISYARKLPLDGINYGVTAKVIHRIIGDFATAWGFGFDVGIQYESESEWLFGLMLRDITTTYNTWSINEEEYQKIKDAVPGENQELPETSEITLPKAQLGIAKKYIFRYDYSLTAAANLNMQFARTNDIVSSDAVSVDPAIGFEFGYVDLVFLRAGVGNFQKITQIDNTNKLSFQPNIGLGFKYKGIQVDYALTDLGDQSAALYSNIFSLKVDFDVFR; translated from the coding sequence TTGAAAAAGACCCTTTATATTTTATTGTTATTACAAACATTACTATCGAATAGTCAAACAGTTAGAAAATACTCTAACGAATTCTTGAGTATTGGTGTTGATGCAGCAGCATTAGGAATGAGCAATGCCGTTACTGCACAAACAAATGATGTGAACTCTGGTTATTGGAATCCTGCTGGACTAATTCAATTAGAAGACAAGCAATTTTCTTTAATGCATGCCAATTATTTTGCAAATATTGCACAATATGACTATGCTGCTTTTGCAACTCCTATAGATGATAGAAGTGCAATTGGCTTTTCTTTAATCCGTTTTGGTGTTGATGATATTTTAAACACAACACAATTAATAGATAGTCAAGGTAACATCGATTACAATAGAATTTCACTTTTTTCTACTGCCGATTATGCCCTAAATATTTCATATGCTAGAAAACTCCCTTTAGATGGAATCAATTATGGTGTCACAGCTAAGGTTATACATAGAATTATTGGAGATTTCGCAACTGCTTGGGGATTTGGTTTTGATGTTGGAATTCAATATGAATCAGAAAGTGAATGGTTATTTGGATTAATGCTTAGAGATATAACGACTACCTATAATACTTGGTCTATTAACGAAGAAGAATATCAGAAGATTAAAGATGCTGTTCCTGGTGAAAACCAAGAGTTGCCAGAAACTAGCGAAATTACACTTCCAAAAGCGCAATTAGGAATAGCAAAAAAATACATTTTCAGATATGATTATAGCTTAACAGCTGCTGCCAATTTAAATATGCAATTTGCACGTACAAATGACATTGTTTCGAGTGATGCTGTGAGTGTAGATCCTGCAATTGGATTTGAATTTGGTTATGTTGATTTAGTATTTTTAAGAGCTGGTGTTGGTAATTTTCAAAAAATCACACAAATAGACAACACAAATAAGCTGAGCTTTCAACCAAATATTGGATTAGGGTTCAAATACAAAGGAATTCAGGTTGATTATGCCCTTACAGATTTAGGCGATCAAAGTGCTGCTTTATATTCAAACATTTTCTCTTTAAAAGTAGATTTTGATGTTTTTAGATAA
- a CDS encoding lipoprotein N-acyltransferase Lnb domain-containing protein, whose translation MIKKFLFSYIILLSTLSIAQEVQLSNSAQISVLTCGAGNESYSLYGHTAIRIKDYIKNIDIVYNYGTFDFDTPNFILKFVKGDLQYFVSTSSYTNFEYAYQYENRSIYEQSLNISLAKKQQLFDMLNKSLKSDERFYMYKFIDRNCTNMVVDKLNFVLNDSVIATKKPVKVTYREILFPYSENHFFEQLGINIIFGNKVDQKAERLFLPFELLDVLKNTKLDNKPLVSETKTLFEARPSKFVPSNFNSSYIVLFFLILIVVLNRKSINLIYYSLIGLIGLFLCLVGFYSFHEEVMWNYNALLFNPLFLFLTYYIIKGNKSRIILFGKVILGLHLVYIVILLNKVHLNQLLPFIICNFILMGRMIVAIKKNTNQL comes from the coding sequence ATGATAAAAAAATTCCTTTTTAGCTATATTATACTTCTCTCTACATTGAGTATTGCTCAAGAAGTTCAACTTTCTAATAGTGCTCAAATTAGCGTTCTAACTTGTGGTGCAGGAAATGAATCTTACTCATTATATGGCCATACTGCAATACGAATTAAGGATTACATCAAAAACATCGATATTGTTTACAATTATGGAACCTTTGATTTTGATACTCCAAACTTCATTTTAAAATTTGTAAAAGGTGATTTACAATATTTCGTATCGACAAGTAGCTATACTAATTTTGAATATGCTTATCAGTATGAAAATCGTTCCATCTATGAACAAAGCTTAAACATTTCTTTAGCGAAGAAACAACAGCTTTTCGATATGCTAAACAAATCACTTAAAAGTGATGAACGTTTTTATATGTATAAATTTATTGATCGCAACTGTACAAACATGGTTGTAGATAAATTAAATTTTGTTTTAAATGATTCGGTTATAGCTACCAAAAAACCTGTTAAAGTTACTTATAGAGAGATACTTTTTCCTTATTCTGAAAATCATTTTTTCGAACAACTTGGAATCAATATTATTTTTGGAAATAAAGTAGATCAAAAAGCAGAACGATTATTTCTTCCTTTCGAATTATTAGACGTTCTAAAAAACACGAAACTAGACAACAAGCCTTTAGTTTCTGAAACAAAAACTCTTTTTGAAGCTAGGCCTTCAAAATTTGTACCCTCGAATTTTAATAGTAGCTACATAGTACTCTTCTTTTTAATTCTAATAGTTGTTTTGAATAGAAAGAGCATAAACCTTATTTATTATTCTCTAATTGGTTTAATTGGTTTATTCCTTTGCTTGGTAGGCTTCTATTCTTTTCATGAGGAAGTGATGTGGAATTATAATGCGTTATTATTTAATCCATTATTTCTGTTTTTAACGTATTATATAATAAAAGGTAATAAAAGTAGAATTATTCTGTTTGGAAAAGTGATTCTCGGATTGCATCTTGTCTATATTGTAATTCTATTAAACAAAGTGCATCTTAACCAACTTTTACCTTTTATTATTTGTAATTTTATTTTAATGGGTAGAATGATTGTTGCTATAAAGAAAAACACAAATCAATTATAA